The Terriglobus roseus region GAGCCTCCTTCCATGAAATCTCTTTTGCTCGCAGCTGCCTTGCTCACGCCCGTCTGCGCAGCTGCTCAGACGGCAGCCTCCGCCACACCCATGGCCACGCTCAACACCTTCGTCAACGCCTTCAACAAGGGCGATATGGCTACGGTGCATGCCGTCCATGCAGCTGACGGCGTCACGATCATTGACGAGGATGCGCCGTACATCTGGCAGGGCAAAGGAGCGCTCGACGCATGGCTCGCCGTGTTGGACAACGTCGGCAAGACGAAGGGTGAGAGTGAAAATGCAGTGGCACTGCGTAAGCCGCAGGTGCTCAATGTCTCTGGTAACCGCGCCTATGCAGTTGTTCCGGTCGAGTACACATGGAAGGAAAAGGGCGTACCCATGCATGAACCCGCAACCATGACCGTCGTCCTCCACCGCGGACCCGCAGGTTGGAAGATCGATGCATGGTCATGGAACGGCACGCCGCCACAGCGCATCGGCAAATAGTCGCTAGCGTTCCAGAACCACATGTGTGGCGGCCTCGGTCGCCACATGTTCTTTCACACTGAATCCCAGCGAAGGCAGATCCAGTCCTGCCAACAGGTTCTCGCCACGCCCAAGCATCACCGGAGCCATCGCCAGGTGGACACTGTCCACAAGTCCCGCCTGCAGATACTGCCGAGCAGTCGAAACACCACCGCCAATGCGAACATGTTTGTCGCCTGCGGCCTGTTTCGCCTTCTCCAACGCCGATCCAATGCCATCCGTCACAAAGTAGAAGGTCGTCCCACCCTTCATCATAATCGGATCACGCGCATGATGAGTCAGCACAAAGGTAGGCACGTGATAAGGCGGCTCCTCACCCCACCACCCCTTCCAGCTATCGTCCGGCCATGGCCCACGCACCGGCCCAAACATATTGCGGCCCAGTATCCACGCACCATTTCCTTCCATCGCACGACGAGCAAAGATGTCATCCGCAGTATCCTCGCCGCTAACATCTTGCCCCTGCATGGCACGAAACGCCTTCGTAGGAAAGAACCACTGCATCAACTCCGGCCCACGCTTGCCCAGCGGATCATTCAAACTCTGCTCAATACCCGCACCAAATCCATCCAGCGAAACCGAAAACCCCGCAATCCGAACTTTCCCCATGTGGCCTCTACTTGTTGTTTGCGAAAAAAGTAATCGTCACATTCACCGTGTGTGTCTCTGGATGCGCCACAGAATCAAACTTTGCCGTGTACGGAGCCAGTGACCGCAGCGCCGTATTGTTCTGCAGGAACTTCTCCGCATAGACGGAATCCCACACAGCCCCTGCTTTCAACTTCCAGTTTGCGTCAAAGTCTTTCTGTGCCTGCCCCGACAAACCCGTAATGTGAACACTGTCCACATGATAAACCTGACCGGGCGAAATCGTCAGGTCGTAAGCCACCGTATGGTTCGCCGTGTCTGCTTTTAACGCAGGCACTATCGCGGCATCAACATACCCCTGCCGATGGTAAGCATCAAGAATCGGCTGATAGCTCTCACGCAACGCAGCCACGGATACCGTATCGCCCGCATGCACCTTGTTGCCCTTCGCGAAATCATCCGCAGAGAACAGTGCAGTTCCAGGCCATGTAATCGAAGCCACACGGTACGGTTCTCCGGGAACAACCTGCGCAGCAACAGTAACGTTCGCCGAACCAGTCGCGCCATCTGCAACCGTGCGGCTTACATTGTCCAACTTCGCATCCACATAACCCGCATTGCGATAAGCGCTTAATAGCGTGTCTGAAAGATGGCTATCAATGCCTTCATTGAACAGCGTGCCCACGAGTTGTCCAATCGACTTCCGTTCCCCCGGAGCCAGATCGGCACTCACACCGGTCAGCTTCACATTGCTCAAAACCAGTCGCGGCTCGGTCACGCGGAAGGCCACGGCGGCTGTTGGACGTTCCGGCGTAGAAGGCTTTTGAAAGCCCTCCACCTTGGCATTCACACCTTTAGCCTTCACCATCTCCTGCAACGCGTCTTGCACCTGCTGTTGCAGGTATCCTGCAGCGGGCAGCTTGTCTGCATAGAGAGGTACGCGCTGCTTCAATCCGGCTTCACGTTCTTCCGGTGTCAGCCATGCAATGTTTTCAAATGAAACGGGCAGCATCGTCGCAGGATCAGCAGGCTTCAGTTTGAAGATCACATCAATGCCGCTGGCCGCCCCATTCAACGACATTTCAATATCGCCAAACGCACCACTGTCCATAATGTGCTGCGCGGCGTCACTCATCTCTTTCTGGCCAATCTTCTGTCCAGGAGCCAAACCACTCGCAGCCTCAAGCTGCTTCTGCGTATAGGGAGCGCCACCCTGAAATACCATGCGCTTTACGGTGTACTGGGCAGAAAGGGAAGCAGCAGCCATGAGCATGGCCGCAGGAACAGCAAATCGAAGCGAAAGCATAGCGCCGAGTCTAACTGCACCACCCCTAAAAGGAAAAGACCACCGCGCGACGTGAATGAATCTATTTCCCTATTCGGGAACCTCATGCGATTTGTTAGATTTTTTCAGGATTTAAATTTGAGGTTTGTCAGTGCGAAGCTCTAACTCGGCCGTGAGGATATCGATGCTGGTGGCGTTCGCATCCGTGACAATTTCACCCATAGGTTTCTTGGCTGCGCAAACTCCCCCTCAGAGCAAAAAGCTCGATCTCCAGCAACCTTTCCACGCACCTTCTGCTTGGCAGTTGGTCGTGACGGAAGGACCGCCTACAAAGGATTACGGAGATAACGACGCGCCTGGTGCATTGACCCTTTGTCTGCACAAAGGATCTTCTGGACCATGCGTATCGGGCCTAGTCACACCTCCGCTTCGTACCACTACGCCAGACGATCCCATTGCGTGGGAGCCGCACTATCTGCAGATTGCAAAGTTGGTATATCCGAGTGGACTGCAGGCGGCTCCTCTTCTATTGATCGTCACCGGAAGCCTGAATGCCGGGAATGGAAATCAAATCGTCTCTACACAATTGATCTCCTATGACGCTGAGAAGGATATGTTTCAGCGCGTGTATCAAAAGAGCACAGGACACAACAACAACGAAGAGGTTCGCTTCGTTGATCACGGACTACTTCAAGGCAGCGTAATATCCGCGGAGCCGCAACAGCATCTTCCGTATGGCTACTGGATCGTGGTCAATCAACGGATGGGTGGTGAGTATCATCAGGTTCTGCGCTACGGTAGCGCCACTCGCTACAACGATGGCAACCAACTCTCAGTCATTGATTCCGAAATGCTAGCGATAGAACGGCGCCTTGGATTATGGAAACCAGGCGATCCGCTTCCCGTACCAGAGCATATGAAGAATTGCCTAAAGCCGGTCCTGCGTCATGACGAGCTATGGTGTCGATGAAAATAGCGATGTTGCTCACGAAAAAGGACTGCCGATCGGCAGTCCTTTTGGTTCGACGCTGGTTAGAAAACTACAGTTCAGCCAACGACGAAGCACCATACTTCAGGTACCAGGGCGAAGCCGCCTTAAGAGCCTCATTCACATTCTGAATGTTCTCCACGCCCGTGGTGTCCAGCCATGCTTCAAAGGCCGCCGCACCCTGCTGCGCGTAGATCTTGATGCCGTCGTACCACGTCGCACGACCGCACAGAACGCCATTGAACTTCGTGCCGCTTTCACCCGCCAGCGCCAGCGTTTCAATGAAGATTGGATTGGTCACACCAGCCGAAAGATAGATGAACGGCTTGTCGGTAACAGTCTCGGCATCGCGGAAATACTGCAACGCTTGTGCACGCGTGTAAGCCGACTCACCTTTGAACGCCTTCGTGCCTTCCACGAACGTCATCTCAACGGGCACTTCCACCTTCAGCACGTCCACACCATAGCGATCCTTGGTGAACTCTTCCATTGTCTTCGTCACAACGGAAGGCTTCTTGCGCGCATACTCCAGCGTCTTCTCGCCCTTGCCGGCTTCGTCATAACCAACCGGCTCCAGGAAGAAGGGAATGTCGTGCCAACGGCACTCATCGCCAATGCGCTCAATCCACGCCTGCTTCAGGTTGTTCACAGTCGCGTCTTCGTACGGAGTGTAGTACAGCAGAATCTTCACGCAGTCCGCGCCAGCTTCCTTCAGACGGCGAACGCTCCACAGGTCCAGCAGATCCGGCAAGCGGCCCGGCGTGGTCGCATCGTAGCCGGTCTTTTCGTATGCCAGTAGCAAACCCGCGTCGTTACGCTGGCGCGCCGCAGGCAGACCATACTCCGGATCCAGCAGAATCGCCGACGCATACTTCGTCAGCGTCTTCGTTACCAGTTCCTTGAAGATGACCAGATCATCGCCCGATGCCGCCGAACCGCGTGCTGCGCCAATCGACTTCTGCAGCGATCCGCGCTGGTCCATCGCAGCTGCGGCAATCACGCCGCGCGCATCGGATACAGCCTTCAATCCCTTGATCTTTCCCGGTGTTGGCTTCGTTGCCACTGTCATCCTCCCTTTTGAATCGGTTCATTATTCTATCGATGCGCGAACACCGCATGAAAGGTTCAACGCGGCTACATCGCGTCCCGAACCGATAAACGCGCGATCACATTAGCCCTGCAGTAGTTCTTCCTGCAACTGGATAAGTTGTCGGATGCCGTTCTCTGCCAGGTCCAACATCTCGCCCAACTGCGCGCGCGAATACGGCACCTTCTCAGCAGTCGCCTGTGTCTCCACCAGCCCGCCAGAGGCCGTCATCACCACGTTCATGTCCACTTCGGCCTGCGAATCTTCCTCATACGCCAGATCCAGCAGAACCTGCCCGTCGACGATACCCACAGACGTCGCCGCCACCAGCTCCCGCATGGGCGACTTTGTCAGCGTTCCTGCCTTCACCAACCGGTTCAGCGCCAGTGCCAGCGCCGCACAGGCGCCTGTAATCGCTGCGGTACGGGTGCCGCCGTCAGCCTGGATCACGTCGCAATCCAGCACAATCGACCGCTCACCCAGAGCCTTCAGGTCCACCACGCTCCGCAGGGAGCGCCCAATCAGCCGCTGAATCTCGTGCGTCCTGCCGCCAATCTTGCCGCGTTCGCTCTCTCGCGGCGTCCGGGTCAGGGTAGCCCTTGGTAACATGCTGTACTCGGCGGTAACCCACCCCTTGCCGCTATTCCGGAGCCATCCGGGCACCGTCGGCTCCACGGTGGCATTGCACAGAACACGGGTGTTCCCAACCTCGATCAATACCGAGCCTTCGGCCGTTGCCACGAAATCCCGGACCAGCCGGGTCGGGCGAAGCGCGTCTGCGCCACGATCGTTACTGCGAAAAATCACTTCTTTGCTCTCTCTCATCCTCTCCAGTATCACCGATGACGTCATGTACCGTGTTTTCATCAGTATTTGTTCCAAAATGGGAATATTTTTCCTCAAAGAACCACAATTACCACGTGTCCATCGTTCTGCTATCGGTTACTTTTGCGAGCATTACTTAGGTCGCAATAGTACGTTAGTTGAGTAACCCCAAGAACGATGCCCCAACCATTGAAACCCTTGAATCCCTTCCCGCGTCCCGCTCTTTCGGGTGAAAGGCTTGCGAGTACGTCCGTCTCAAAAATTTCCGGCAGCAAGAATATCGCCAGCGGCACGGCCACATTGCCGTCTGACCGTCCTGGTGAGGGAGAGCCTATTTCTCAGCTTGCGTCTGCTGACCCCAAGCTCGAACTTCTCGTTGCCGATGATGACCTTCCAGTGCTCAAAGCCTGTTGTGAAGTGGCCTCAGGCATGGGATTCTCCGTCCACGCCGCAAACAGTTCTCAGCAGGCGCGGGATGTCATGCGTCTCTATCCGATCGATGTCGTGCTGATGGACCTCCGCATGCCCGGTGGCGGTCTCTCGCTGCTGGAAGAGATTCGCCATGCTCGCCCTCGTACGGCTGTCGTCATCATGACGGCCTTTGCAACGGTGTCCTCAGCAGTGGAAGCCATGCGTATGGGAGCCACGGATTACCTCACTAAGCCGTTCGCCATGGATGAACTCACCAACGTTTTGGAACGTGCCGGCCAACGCCGGTCCTTTGAAATGGAGGGCCAGCGCGTTCAGGGAAATCTGCGCGCCCAGGCCGGATTCGGGAATCTCGTCGGCCGTTCCCCGGAGATGGAAAAGCTCTACCGCATCATCTCCAAGGTCGCAAACGCAAATCATCCTGTGCTCATCCTGGGCGAGAGCGGTTCCGGCAAAGAAACGGTGGCGCGCGCCATCCATAGCAGTGGTCCGCTGGCTACCCGGGGATTTCACGTTCTGGAGTGCGGCCAGCTTGCGCCCGCGGTTCTGGAAAGCGAACTCTTCGGCTTCACTCGCGGTGCTTATACAGGTTTTGACCGTTCTCAGGAGCCTCTGTTGGCTCTGCCAGAAGGCGGCACCTTGTTCCTCGACGGCATCAGTGAAATGCCGTTGGATATGCAGTCGCGCTTGATGCGTGTTTTACAGGATCGGCAGATCATCCCCCCGGGTGGAACACAGCCTAAACCGCTCACTGTGCGGGTGTTGGCCGGTTCCAGCCGTGATCTGGCCACACTCGTCGCACAGGGACAGTTCCGAAAGGATCTGTACTACCGGCTCAACGTTGTCAGTCTCCGCATTCCAGCTCTCAGGGAACGCCGGGAAGATATTCCGTTTCTGCTGGAATACTTTCTCGAACGCATGCGTCGCGAGCGTGCCATCATCTATCGCTTCTCACCGGAAGCAATGGATGTGCTCGCTTCTTACGACTGGCCCGGAAATGTCCGCGAACTGGAAAGCGCAATTGAACGTGCGTGCGCTCTTTCCAGTGGACCCGTTCTTTACATGGGCGATCTACCCACGCAAATGCATCAGTTGGCGACTCCGGATTCCACCGCTGCGCTCACTCGCGTGGATGAACGTCGCTTACAACCTTCGGTTCCGGCTGCGGACCGTCCCTCGAATCCCATCGTCTCCATTGCGGAGCTCGAACGGGAGGCAATCCTTCACACAATTCGCCAGCTTCACGGCGACAAACTCATGGCAGCAAAATTACTTGGTATTGGGAAAACCACCCTGTACCGCAAACTCAAGGAATACGGTATCTCCGATATTTAATCGGGCATGACCGAAGCTTTAGCTTCGGCGCGCACTGTGGGGATGTCGTCTAACAAATTGTTTTTTTGTCGTACGGTTCTGGCTACCTTGGATGCTTTGCTTTTTTCTCTTCCCGATTTTCGTTAAAACCGTCGAGATGTGAGGCGGAAAATGGAGAAGACAGTACTAATCGTCACCGCCATGGAGGGCGCCGAGAACCTGGCTCGCGCGATCTCTCGTGAAGCGGATGCAATCGTTGAAATCGCCAGGAGCCGACGCGCTGCGTTGGCGCGTCTGCGGCGTGGTCCAGTCACCGCGCTGTTGTTGGATTCCGTCTTGCCTGATGCCGAGGTAACCACCTCGGACATTGTTTGGCAGAACGCGGATGGAGCTGTCCCGCTGGAGATCCCCCTGGCCAGCCTGGGAGCAATAGGAGTCGTGCGTCTCCTGCAAAGTGTTCTGGAAGGACGTCGTCAAGCGGAAACCGTAGGCCGAAAACAAGCCGCGGCAGCCGTTTCCGAGGAACTTCAATCCACGATTACCAGCCTCTTACTGGAAAGCGATCTTCTCTCTCGTGACAAGGCGCTCGCGCCAAGTCTCGCAGAGAAAGCACGCGTTGTAAGGGAGCTTGCAGACACGCTCCGATTGCGCCTTCGATCGGGATGCCCGGACTCTTCGCCGAGCTTGGGCTCTGTGATGTTCGCGCAGACATCTGAATCCGTGTACGCACGATAGCCTGTCCCAGGTCCGCGAAAAGGCGGGCCTGGGCGCCGCGACAAAGCGTCATCCTTACGCCTCTGCTATGCTGCCCAAGGCAT contains the following coding sequences:
- a CDS encoding YybH family protein; translation: MKSLLLAAALLTPVCAAAQTAASATPMATLNTFVNAFNKGDMATVHAVHAADGVTIIDEDAPYIWQGKGALDAWLAVLDNVGKTKGESENAVALRKPQVLNVSGNRAYAVVPVEYTWKEKGVPMHEPATMTVVLHRGPAGWKIDAWSWNGTPPQRIGK
- a CDS encoding dihydrofolate reductase family protein, which translates into the protein MGKVRIAGFSVSLDGFGAGIEQSLNDPLGKRGPELMQWFFPTKAFRAMQGQDVSGEDTADDIFARRAMEGNGAWILGRNMFGPVRGPWPDDSWKGWWGEEPPYHVPTFVLTHHARDPIMMKGGTTFYFVTDGIGSALEKAKQAAGDKHVRIGGGVSTARQYLQAGLVDSVHLAMAPVMLGRGENLLAGLDLPSLGFSVKEHVATEAATHVVLER
- a CDS encoding POTRA domain-containing protein; the encoded protein is MLSLRFAVPAAMLMAAASLSAQYTVKRMVFQGGAPYTQKQLEAASGLAPGQKIGQKEMSDAAQHIMDSGAFGDIEMSLNGAASGIDVIFKLKPADPATMLPVSFENIAWLTPEEREAGLKQRVPLYADKLPAAGYLQQQVQDALQEMVKAKGVNAKVEGFQKPSTPERPTAAVAFRVTEPRLVLSNVKLTGVSADLAPGERKSIGQLVGTLFNEGIDSHLSDTLLSAYRNAGYVDAKLDNVSRTVADGATGSANVTVAAQVVPGEPYRVASITWPGTALFSADDFAKGNKVHAGDTVSVAALRESYQPILDAYHRQGYVDAAIVPALKADTANHTVAYDLTISPGQVYHVDSVHITGLSGQAQKDFDANWKLKAGAVWDSVYAEKFLQNNTALRSLAPYTAKFDSVAHPETHTVNVTITFFANNK
- a CDS encoding tagatose 1,6-diphosphate aldolase, yielding MATKPTPGKIKGLKAVSDARGVIAAAAMDQRGSLQKSIGAARGSAASGDDLVIFKELVTKTLTKYASAILLDPEYGLPAARQRNDAGLLLAYEKTGYDATTPGRLPDLLDLWSVRRLKEAGADCVKILLYYTPYEDATVNNLKQAWIERIGDECRWHDIPFFLEPVGYDEAGKGEKTLEYARKKPSVVTKTMEEFTKDRYGVDVLKVEVPVEMTFVEGTKAFKGESAYTRAQALQYFRDAETVTDKPFIYLSAGVTNPIFIETLALAGESGTKFNGVLCGRATWYDGIKIYAQQGAAAFEAWLDTTGVENIQNVNEALKAASPWYLKYGASSLAEL
- the rph gene encoding ribonuclease PH; this translates as MRESKEVIFRSNDRGADALRPTRLVRDFVATAEGSVLIEVGNTRVLCNATVEPTVPGWLRNSGKGWVTAEYSMLPRATLTRTPRESERGKIGGRTHEIQRLIGRSLRSVVDLKALGERSIVLDCDVIQADGGTRTAAITGACAALALALNRLVKAGTLTKSPMRELVAATSVGIVDGQVLLDLAYEEDSQAEVDMNVVMTASGGLVETQATAEKVPYSRAQLGEMLDLAENGIRQLIQLQEELLQG
- a CDS encoding sigma-54-dependent transcriptional regulator, giving the protein MKPLNPFPRPALSGERLASTSVSKISGSKNIASGTATLPSDRPGEGEPISQLASADPKLELLVADDDLPVLKACCEVASGMGFSVHAANSSQQARDVMRLYPIDVVLMDLRMPGGGLSLLEEIRHARPRTAVVIMTAFATVSSAVEAMRMGATDYLTKPFAMDELTNVLERAGQRRSFEMEGQRVQGNLRAQAGFGNLVGRSPEMEKLYRIISKVANANHPVLILGESGSGKETVARAIHSSGPLATRGFHVLECGQLAPAVLESELFGFTRGAYTGFDRSQEPLLALPEGGTLFLDGISEMPLDMQSRLMRVLQDRQIIPPGGTQPKPLTVRVLAGSSRDLATLVAQGQFRKDLYYRLNVVSLRIPALRERREDIPFLLEYFLERMRRERAIIYRFSPEAMDVLASYDWPGNVRELESAIERACALSSGPVLYMGDLPTQMHQLATPDSTAALTRVDERRLQPSVPAADRPSNPIVSIAELEREAILHTIRQLHGDKLMAAKLLGIGKTTLYRKLKEYGISDI